The segment GTACCGGAGGCATAGTTAGAAGATACAGCACTCGCGCCGGCGCTCAATCTCCAGGCCCAGCGCTTCAGCGGCCTGTACCGCGGGGCGCGCCGGGCTGACGATGCGGTTGACGCCGGCATATACCGCCAGC is part of the Anaerolineae bacterium genome and harbors:
- a CDS encoding radical SAM protein; this encodes LAVYAGVNRIVSPARPAVQAAEALGLEIERRRECCIF